In the Juglans microcarpa x Juglans regia isolate MS1-56 chromosome 6D, Jm3101_v1.0, whole genome shotgun sequence genome, one interval contains:
- the LOC121235325 gene encoding probable inactive poly [ADP-ribose] polymerase SRO5 isoform X3, whose product MENINGDQDQCRLALSPIGNMNSSPHGFQTTTSNSLSEQESDEQFGQTSVEDSESDTITDQEASVSDCESSVSGSPTEHFPVFDDLVRLAEGDRVYDLVKRRFVLGFASLGVQAKVVGIHRNGFGGLMGQARLNTFRIYGQAMEKKCGGNANIRYAWYGASKDDIVKIASHGFGHCGISQNNGLFGGGVYLSPDYSPLESACNSVVDKDGLRYLLLSRVILGKAELVQIGSEQCHPSSEEFDSAVDNLSAPRKYIVWSTHMNTHILPEFVISFRAPSCLAGKEDITKSTGTKTQTNSRR is encoded by the exons ATGGAGAATATCAACGGAGATCAAGACCAATGTCGGCTAGCGCTCTCTCCAATTGGAAACATGAATTCTTCTCCTCATGGGTTTCAGACTACGACCTCTAACTCTTTGTCTGAACAAGAATCCGACGAGCAGTTTGGGCAAACGAGTGTGGAAGATTCGGAGTCTGACACCATTACTGATCAAGAAGCATCGGTTTCTGATTGCGAAAGCAGTGTCTCCGGTTCCCCTACTGAGCATTTCCCGGTGTTCGACGACTTGGTTAGGCTGGCTGAAGGAGATAGAGTATACGACCTCGTCAAACGGAGATTCGTGTTGGGTTTCGCTTCGCTTGGTGTGCAAGCAAAGGTAGTCGGTATTCATAGAAATGGTTTTGGCGGTCTGATGGGACAAGCGAGGTTGAATACGTTCCGGATTTATGGCCAGGCAATGGAGAAGAAATGCGGTGGCAATGCCAATATCAGGTATGCTTGGTATGGTGCTTCCAAGGATGACATAGTTAAGATTGCTTCACATGGTTTTGGTCATTGTGGGATATCTCAGAATAATGGATTGTTTGGCGGCGGCGTTTATCTTTCACCGGATTATTCACCTTTGGAAAG TGCGTGCAACTCGGTAGTCGACAAGGACGGTCTGCGATATCTTCTCCTGAGTCGTGTTATATTGGGGAAGGCAGAGCTTGTGCAGATCGGTTCCGAGCAGTGTCACCCAAGTTCCGAAGAATTCGATTCAGCCGTCGATAATCTTTCAGCTCCTAGGAAATATATTGTGTGGAGTACCCACATGAATACTCATATTTTGCCTGAGTTTGTTATAAGTTTCAGAGCTCCGTCTTGCTTGGCAG
- the LOC121235325 gene encoding probable inactive poly [ADP-ribose] polymerase SRO5 isoform X2, which yields MENINGDQDQCRLALSPIGNMNSSPHGFQTTTSNSLSEQESDEQFGQTSVEDSESDTITDQEASVSDCESSVSGSPTEHFPVFDDLVRLAEGDRVYDLVKRRFVLGFASLGVQAKVVGIHRNGFGGLMGQARLNTFRIYGQAMEKKCGGNANIRYAWYGASKDDIVKIASHGFGHCGISQNNGLFGGGVYLSPDYSPLESACNSVVDKDGLRYLLLSRVILGKAELVQIGSEQCHPSSEEFDSAVDNLSAPRKYIVWSTHMNTHILPEFVISFRAPSCLAGTQDPNQPCIKGGSDEVRVRMGSVI from the exons ATGGAGAATATCAACGGAGATCAAGACCAATGTCGGCTAGCGCTCTCTCCAATTGGAAACATGAATTCTTCTCCTCATGGGTTTCAGACTACGACCTCTAACTCTTTGTCTGAACAAGAATCCGACGAGCAGTTTGGGCAAACGAGTGTGGAAGATTCGGAGTCTGACACCATTACTGATCAAGAAGCATCGGTTTCTGATTGCGAAAGCAGTGTCTCCGGTTCCCCTACTGAGCATTTCCCGGTGTTCGACGACTTGGTTAGGCTGGCTGAAGGAGATAGAGTATACGACCTCGTCAAACGGAGATTCGTGTTGGGTTTCGCTTCGCTTGGTGTGCAAGCAAAGGTAGTCGGTATTCATAGAAATGGTTTTGGCGGTCTGATGGGACAAGCGAGGTTGAATACGTTCCGGATTTATGGCCAGGCAATGGAGAAGAAATGCGGTGGCAATGCCAATATCAGGTATGCTTGGTATGGTGCTTCCAAGGATGACATAGTTAAGATTGCTTCACATGGTTTTGGTCATTGTGGGATATCTCAGAATAATGGATTGTTTGGCGGCGGCGTTTATCTTTCACCGGATTATTCACCTTTGGAAAG TGCGTGCAACTCGGTAGTCGACAAGGACGGTCTGCGATATCTTCTCCTGAGTCGTGTTATATTGGGGAAGGCAGAGCTTGTGCAGATCGGTTCCGAGCAGTGTCACCCAAGTTCCGAAGAATTCGATTCAGCCGTCGATAATCTTTCAGCTCCTAGGAAATATATTGTGTGGAGTACCCACATGAATACTCATATTTTGCCTGAGTTTGTTATAAGTTTCAGAGCTCCGTCTTGCTTGGCAG